Proteins from a single region of Nomia melanderi isolate GNS246 chromosome 11, iyNomMela1, whole genome shotgun sequence:
- the Nos gene encoding nitric oxide synthase encodes MKEHETGACQRKPTKLRNLIHKTEAFDSLHARNAERTLCSGQVCLGSVMQLPTHGPEPRSREETLVHAKDFLEQYFSSIRRLNSDAHRSRWDYVQKEVLATGTYQLTETELIFGAKLAWRNAARCIGRIQWSKLQVFDCRYVTTTSGMFEALCNHIKYSTNKGNIRSAITIFPQRTDGKHDYRVWNQQLIGYAGYKNPDGTVTGDPANVDFTELCIKLGWKGARTRFDILPLVLSANGHDPDYFDIPSELVLEVPLSHPMYDWFEKLELKWFAVPAVSGMVFDCGGLEFTAAPFNGWYMSTEIGARDLCDVQRYNLLETIATHMGLDTRTSTSLWKDKAMIEANVAVLHSFQMKNVTIVDHHMASESFMKHYENEMRLRNGCPADWLWIVPPISGSATPVFHQEMALYHLKPSYDAQDPAWKTHVWKKGRDKKSTTKKPRRKFHFKQIARAVKFTSKLFGRALSRRIKATVLFATETGTSQMYAEKLAELLGHAFHSQVLSMSDYDISNIEHEALLLVITSTFGNGDPPENGEAFAQNLYAMKMNETFINSGNKVSLATSKSFIKANSQTEVSNSKRLDRLDSVRGSTTDSQTEDTFGPLSNVRFAVFALGSSAYPNFCAFGRYVDNLLGELGGERLLRLAQGDEMCGQEQAFRKWAADTFTVACETFCLDDDDTLLEVALSLGSEALSAATVRFVEADPQPIAKALSKCHNRNVTTCNMFGKTNLSGDSTSGTTLLLELDDIASMEILYKPGDHLGVFACNRSEFVEEILERIQTPFDPDVSIELQMQKQSHTPNGIVKTWIAHDRYLPNTLRMLLTRFLDITTPPSPNLLRYFASIATNPKEQAQLNLLSSDSAAYEDWRHWKFPNLVEVLKEFPSVKPFAPLLLLHLTPLQPRFYSISSSPDVHQGQIHLTVAVVQYKTQGGSGPIHYGVCSNYLCEVSDGEPLYVFVRSAPNFYMPTEPEAPMILVGPGTGIAPFRGFWSHRLAEIKRYPELEYGKVWLFFGCRQRNLDLYRQEKEEMIKAGVLDKVFLALSREPGLKKTYVQDLIQAEAPQIYDMLVYERGHFYVCGDCTMAEDVYQTLKQIIQTHGEMTNQQVEAYMLSLRDENRYHEDIFGITLRTAEVHNRSRETARNRMAAEP; translated from the exons ATGAAGGAGCACGAGACTGGAGCCTGCCAAAGGAAGCCGACTAAACTGAGAAATCTGATCCACAAGACCGAGGCGTTCGATTCTCTGCACGCCAGGAATGCGGAG AGAACGCTGTGCTCGGGTCAAGTGTGCCTCGGCAGCGTTATGCAGCTTCCGACGCACGGGCCGGAGCCTCGTTCGAGGGAGGAGACCCTCGTGCACGCGAAAGACTTCCTCGAGCAGTACTTTTCTTCCATCAGAAG ATTAAACAGCGACGCGCATCGTTCCCGTTGGGACTACGTGCAGAAGGAAGTCCTAGCCACCGGCACTTATCAGTTGACCGAAACGGAATTAATTTTCGGAGCGAAATTGGCGTGGCGCAACGCAGCGAGATGCATTGGTCGCATTCAATGGTCGAAATTGCAA GTGTTCGATTGCCGTTACGTGACCACGACCAGCGGTATGTTCGAAGCGCTGTGCAACCACATTAAGTACAGCACGAATAAAGGGAACATCAG GTCCGCGATAACGATATTTCCCCAACGCACAGACGGGAAACACGATTACAGAGTGTGGAACCAGCAACTGATCGGCTATGCCGGTTACAAGAATCCAGATGGCACCGTGACCGGAGATCCAGCTAACGTTGACTTCACAGAA CTCTGCATAAAGTTAGGCTGGAAAGGTGCGCGCACCCGCTTCGACATATTACCGTTAGTACTGTCAGCGAATGGTCATGATCCGGATTACTTCGACATCCCGAGCGAACTAGTCCTTGAAGTTCCTCTAAGTCACCCCAT GTACGACTGGTTCGAGAAGTTGGAACTGAAATGGTTCGCTGTGCCCGCGGTATCGGGGATGGTCTTCGACTGCGGCGGTTTGGAGTTCACGGCTGCGCCCTTCAACGGATGGTACATGAGCACCGAAATTGGAGCCAGGGACCTGTGCGACGTTCAacgatataatttattagag ACCATAGCGACGCACATGGGCCTCGACACGAGAACCTCGACGTCACTGTGGAAAGACAAAGCTATGATAGAAGCCAACGTCGCTGTGTTGCACAGTTTTCAA ATGAAGAATGTGACGATTGTAGATCATCACATGGCTTCGGAATCTTTCATGAAACATTATGAGAACGAAATGCGACTGAGGAACGGATGCCCGGCTGATTGGCTGTGGATTGTACCACCGATATCTGGGTCAGCCACGCCGGTGTTCCACCAGGAAATGGCTTTGTACCACTTGAAACCGTCTTACGATGCTCAG GATCCTGCTTGGAAGACGCATGTCTGGAAGAAAGGACGAGACAAGAAGTCCACGACTAAGAAACCAAGACGAAAGTTCCATTTCAAACAAATTGCAAG AGCTGTTAAATTCACGTCGAAGTTGTTTGGAAGAGCTCTGTCCCGGAGAATAAAGGCCACGGTGCTTTTCGCTACGGAAACTGGAACGTCGCAGATGTACGCCGAAAAACTCGCCGAATTGCTGGGACACGCGTTCCACTCCCAG GTACTGTCCATGTCAGACTACGACATCAGCAACATCGAACACGAAGCTTTATTGCTGGTAATAACGTCCACTTTTGGGAACGGAGACCCCCCGGAAAATGGCGAA GCTTTCGCGCAAAATTTATACGCGATGAAAATGAATGAGACGTTCATTAATAGCGGCAATAAAGTAAG TTTAGCAACCTCGAAATCGTTTATCAAGGCGAACAGCCAAACGGAAGTAAGTAACTCCAAAAGATTGGATAGATTAGATTCTGTGCGTGGGTCGACTACCGATTCCCAAACGGAAGACACTTTTGGGCCCTTGAGCAATGTCAG ATTCGCTGTGTTTGCGTTGGGATCATCGGCGTATCCGAATTTTTGCGCGTTTGGTCGCTACGTGGACAATTTATTGGGCGAATTAGGCGGAGAACGTTTATTGCGATTGGCCCAAGGGGATGAAATGTGCGGGCAGGAACAGGCTTTCCGAAAATGGGCAGCAGATACATTCACC GTTGCTTGTGAAACGTTTTGTTTGGATGATGACGACACTTTACTGGAAGTTGCTTTATCTTTGGGATCAGAGGCATTGTCTGCTGCGACTGTTCGTTTCGTAGAGGCTGATCCACAACCAATTGCAAAag CTCTGAGCAAATGCCATAACAGAAACGTTACCACTTGCAACATGTTTggaaaaacaaatttaagtGGTGATTCAACAAG TGGAACCACATTACTTTTGGAACTGGATGACATAGCAAGCATGGAAATATTGTATAAACCGGGTGATCATTTGGGAGTTTTCGCGTGCAACAGATCAGAATTTGTAGAGGAAATTTTGGAACGGATACAGACTCCATTTGATCCAGATGTATCGATTGAATTACAAATGCAAAAACAATCTCACACACCCAATG GTATTGTAAAAACATGGATAGCACACGATAGATATTTACCTAATACCCTGAGAATGTTGTTAACCAGATTTTTGGATATTACTACGCCTCCATCGCCGAACCTTCTCAGATACTTTGCATCGATAGCTACTAATCCAAAAGAACAAGCTCAGCTAAATCTCCTATCTTCT GACTCAGCTGCATACGAAGACTGGAGGCATTGGAAATTTCCTAATTTGGTAGAAGTGCTGAAAGAATTTCCGTCTGTAAAACCTTTTGCGCCATTATTACTGCTTCATCTAACTCCCTTGCAACCAAGATTTTACAGTATCTCGTCTTCTCCTGATGTGCATCAGGGACAAATACATCTTACCGTTGCagtagtacaatataaaacacaaG GTGGATCTGGACCAATTCATTACGGAGTTTGTTCTAATTATCTATGTGAGGTATCAGATGGAGAACCACTCTACGTGTTTGTACGCAG CGCCCCTAATTTTTATATGCCAACCGAACCAGAAGCCCCCATGATACTAGTTGGTCCGGGTACAGGAATCGCGCCTTTCCGCGGTTTTTGGAGTCACAGACTCGCGGAAATCAAACGTTATCCAG AGCTCGAGTATGGGAAAGTGTGGTTATTCTTCGGTTGTCGGCAAAGgaatttagatttatacagacaagagaaagaggaaatgATAAAAGCTGGAGTTTTAGATAAGGTCTTCTTGGCTCTTTCTCGAGAGCCTGGGTTGAAGAAG ACATATGTACAAGATTTAATTCAAGCGGAAGCACCACAGATTTATGATATGTTGGTGTACGAACGCGGTCACTTCTACGTATGTGGTGACTGTACAATGGCAGAGGATGTTTACCAaactttaaaacaaataatacaaacacACGGTGAAATGACAAATCAACAAGTCGAAGCATACATGTTGTCCCTACGT GATGAGAATCGTTATCACGAAGATATATTTGGTATAACATTACGAACAGCAGAAGTACACAATAGATCACGAGAAACGGCTAGGAACAGAATGGCTGCAGAgccataa
- the SdhB gene encoding succinate dehydrogenase, subunit B (iron-sulfur) yields the protein MAGITPQACRNVFRQVRGLHTSASQNAAARIKTFSVYRWNPDKPDEKPYMQDYKVDLNSCGPMVLDALIKIKNEMDPTLTFRRSCREGICGSCAMNIGGTNTLACISKIDSNLSSSSKIYPLPHMYIVKDLVPDLTNFYNQYKSIQPWLQRGDGKEAGSKQYLQSVDDRKKLDGLYECILCACCSTSCPSYWWNGDKYLGPAVLMQAYRWIIDSRDNKAKERLMKLKDPYSVYRCHTIMNCTRTCPKGLNPGKAIAEIKKLLANISEKQKPGLDAAV from the exons atggctGGCATTACTCCACAGGCTTGTAGAAATGTATTCCGGCAA gTTAGAGGTTTACATACCTCTGCTAGCCAAAATGCAGCAGCCAGGATAAAAACTTTTTCTGTATATCGTTGGAATCCCGATAAACCTGATGAAAAACCATATATGCAAGATTACAAAGTAGATCTAAACAG CTGTGGTCCTATGGTTTTGGatgcattaattaaaattaaaaatgagatGGACCCTACATTAACTTTTCGTCGTTCCTGCCGTGAAGGCATTTGTGGTTCTTGTGCTATGAACATCGGTGGCACAAATACTTTGGCATGTATTAG CAAAATTGATAGTAACTTAAGTTCAAGTAGCAAGATCTATCCTTTACCGCATATGTATATAGTAAAAGATCTAGTCCCAGACctgacaaatttttataatcaatataaaagtatacaaccATGGTTGCAACGTGGCGATGGAAAGGAAGCTGGATCCAAGCAATACTTGCAGAGTGTTGATGACCGTAAAAAATTG GATGGTCTCTACGAATGCATCTTGTGTGCTTGCTGCAGCACTTCTTGTCCATCGTATTGGTGGAATGGTGATAAGTACTTAGGACCTGCTGTACTTATGCAAGCTTATAGGTGGATCATTGATTCACGAGATAATAAGGCAAAGGAACGTCTCATGAAATTGAAGGATCCGTATTCAGTGTATCGTTGCCATACTATTATGAACTGTACTCGTACTTGTCCAAAG GGATTGAATCCTGGAAAAGCAATCGCGGAAATAAAGAAACTGTTAGCTAATATTAGCGAGAAGCAGAAACCAGGACTTGATGCTGCTGTATAA
- the LOC116434889 gene encoding coenzyme Q-binding protein COQ10 homolog B, mitochondrial, with the protein MHRSIVLFKNVVLPGKSNFNKQCIERMYMAESSKMKEYEGRKLIGFSMEQMYDVVADVENYKNFVPFCKKSDIIFKKEDTLKANLVIGFPPIKEYYTSKVTMVRPRLVKAECTDGRLFNHLNTLWLFSPGLKNNVQTCVIDFSLSFEFKSLIYSHFSNLFFNEIVRQMENAFIEEAKRRYGRPCVKTVRLER; encoded by the exons ATGCAtag aagtattgtattatttaaaaatgtagtaCTTCCAGgaaaaagtaatttcaataaacaaTGTATAGAAAGAATGTATATGGCTGAATCTTCGAAAATGAAAGAATACGAAGGACGTAAATTGATAGG ATTCTCGATGGAGCAAATGTATGATGTTGTAGCGGACGTTGAGAATTATAAAAACTTCGTGCCATTTTGTAAAAAATccgatattatatttaaaaaagaagataCTCTCAAAGCCAATCTAGTTATAGGTTTTCCGCCTATAAAGGAATACTATACCTCAAAAGTAACGATGGTTCGGCCACGTTTAGTAAAAGCTGAATGCACAGACGGCagattatttaatcatttaaatacACTATGGCTTTTCAGTCcaggattaaaaaataatgttcaaacgTGCGTAATTGATTTTTCCTTATCATTCGAATTTAAATCGCTCATATATTCACATTTctcgaatttatttttcaatgagattgTGAGACAAATGGAAAATGCTTTTATCGAAGAAGCCAAACGCAGGTACGGCAGGCCCTGCGTAAAAACGGTGCGGTTAGAAAGATGA
- the LOC116434887 gene encoding uncharacterized protein LOC116434887 isoform X1 produces the protein MTVTVFVRQAIFIPREFMYFNRSISHLCHCHRKLYHANSYLLGKYLSPSLRVSTSIIRTYNSTDKSKVESISGSLTKQQAKELALKLTAEEREIIVKAIEECRSEEDKEKYQRQLAAFRWCNELGRPTKISLGDVDATGKYCRVPDDWLLRKYVENVPGPSTKNLVLVAIANAIPFIGFGFLDNFIMIIAGDQIETMLNKKFPISTMAAAALGNTVSDIIGIGSVHYVELFAQKIGFQAPKLTSIELNLPKTKLAANVGRVIGVTIGCIIGMSPIPIFTYFHHNA, from the exons atgaCGGTTACGGTGTTCGTTAGGCAGGCAATTTTCATTCCAAGggaatttatgtattttaatagaaGTATATCGCATTTATGTCATTGTCATCGAAAACTATATCATGCGAACAGTTATTTGCTAGGAAAATACTTGTCACCCTCTCTTCGTGTCAGCACGTCTATTATAAGGACATACAACAGTACCGATAAAAGTAAAGTAGAAAGTATTTCTGGTAGTTTAACAAAGCAGCAAGCGAAAGAATTGGCTTTAAAACTTACTGCGGAAGAACGTGAGATCATCGTAAAGGCTATAGAGGAATGCAGATCAGAAGAAGATAAGGAAAAATATCAAc GTCAGTTAGCTGCTTTTCGATGGTGCAACGAACTTGGAAGACCTACAAAAATATCATTAGGTGATGTGGATGCTACAGGAAAATATTGTCGGGTACCTGATGATTGGCTCTTGCGCAAGTATG TTGAAAATGTTCCAGGACCGTCCACAAAAAATCTAGTATTAG TTGCAATTGCGAATGCAATTCCGTTCATCGGATTTGGTTTTCTTGACAACTTCATCATGATTATCGCT GGTGATCAAATTGaaacaatgttaaataaaaaatttccgaTATCGACTATGGCCGCTGCAGCATTAGGAAACACGGTATCCGACATAATAGGAATTGGTTCTGTACATTATGTAGAACTTTTCGCACAAAAGATTGGATTTCAAGCACCAAAGCTTACTTCTATAGAATTAAATCTGCCTAAAACAAAACTAGCTGCAAATGTG GGACGAGTTATAGGAGTTACAATTGGCTGTATTATTGGAATGTCACCTATACCCATTTTCACTTATTTTCATCATAACGCTTGA
- the LOC116434887 gene encoding uncharacterized protein LOC116434887 isoform X2 — translation MTVTVFVRQAIFIPREFMYFNRSISHLCHCHRKLYHANSYLLGKYLSPSLRVSTSIIRTYNSTDKSKVESISGSLTKQQAKELALKLTAEEREIIVKAIEECRSEEDKEKYQRQLAAFRWCNELGRPTKISLGDVDATGKYCRVPDDWLLRKYGPSTKNLVLVAIANAIPFIGFGFLDNFIMIIAGDQIETMLNKKFPISTMAAAALGNTVSDIIGIGSVHYVELFAQKIGFQAPKLTSIELNLPKTKLAANVGRVIGVTIGCIIGMSPIPIFTYFHHNA, via the exons atgaCGGTTACGGTGTTCGTTAGGCAGGCAATTTTCATTCCAAGggaatttatgtattttaatagaaGTATATCGCATTTATGTCATTGTCATCGAAAACTATATCATGCGAACAGTTATTTGCTAGGAAAATACTTGTCACCCTCTCTTCGTGTCAGCACGTCTATTATAAGGACATACAACAGTACCGATAAAAGTAAAGTAGAAAGTATTTCTGGTAGTTTAACAAAGCAGCAAGCGAAAGAATTGGCTTTAAAACTTACTGCGGAAGAACGTGAGATCATCGTAAAGGCTATAGAGGAATGCAGATCAGAAGAAGATAAGGAAAAATATCAAc GTCAGTTAGCTGCTTTTCGATGGTGCAACGAACTTGGAAGACCTACAAAAATATCATTAGGTGATGTGGATGCTACAGGAAAATATTGTCGGGTACCTGATGATTGGCTCTTGCGCAAGTATG GACCGTCCACAAAAAATCTAGTATTAG TTGCAATTGCGAATGCAATTCCGTTCATCGGATTTGGTTTTCTTGACAACTTCATCATGATTATCGCT GGTGATCAAATTGaaacaatgttaaataaaaaatttccgaTATCGACTATGGCCGCTGCAGCATTAGGAAACACGGTATCCGACATAATAGGAATTGGTTCTGTACATTATGTAGAACTTTTCGCACAAAAGATTGGATTTCAAGCACCAAAGCTTACTTCTATAGAATTAAATCTGCCTAAAACAAAACTAGCTGCAAATGTG GGACGAGTTATAGGAGTTACAATTGGCTGTATTATTGGAATGTCACCTATACCCATTTTCACTTATTTTCATCATAACGCTTGA
- the LOC116434886 gene encoding uncharacterized protein LOC116434886 isoform X2, which translates to MTTTSKRRKAPAKLKSMGNHDEFLNRISKSLYYSKLPMTDCLSLPVTELAAELFTEVKSGYTLERLDVEEASRISRNACVSPCCLVLALLYLERLKDCNPEYLQRVAPSELFLVSLMVASKFLNDEGEEDEVFNTEWAQSGHLSISQMNQLEKDFLQAIDWTVFVHNQDFWERLQRLEKAIAYKEAQKRATYTAGIVTLLGSALVASYFPGTVLSPRQTTNSTDVTRVDLNPNVDVSTTVIQNIPEEVLRTDFTSLHCNETQQKCKNIESNEVINEHWKWWLNSVMIWLPAYSGLDPKETLHTISDTIEHTNSFITSTNFVLDTTTLMQDADKIDVNWKQILGIDLNLLLRDWRYYANYVTKITLGYHH; encoded by the exons ATGACGACTActtcaaaaagaagaaaagccCCAGCAAAACTCAAG AGCATGGGCAATCATGACGAATTTCTAAATCGTATATCGAAATCACTTTATTATTCGAAATTGCCAATGACGGACTGCCTCAGTTTACCAGTTACTG aattggCAGCAGAACTCTTTACCGAAGTAAAAAGTGGTTATACGCTTGAACGATTAGATGTAGAAGAGGCAAGCAGGATATCTAGAAACGCGTGTGTTTCACCATGCTGTCTTGTTTTGgctttattatatttagaaagacTAAAAGATTGCAATCCTGAATATTTACAACGAGTGGCACCTTCTGAATTATTCCTTGTTTCTTTG ATGGTGGCTAGTAAGTTTTTAAATGATGAAGGAGAAGAAGATGAAGTTTTTAATACCGAATGGGCTCAGTCTGGTCATTTAAGTATATCACAAATGAATCAATTGGAAAAAGACTTTCTCCAAGCTATT gatTGGACAGTTTTTGTCCACAATCAAGATTTTTGGGAAAGACTACAAAGATTAGAGAAGGCTATAGCTTACAAAGAAGCTCAAAAAAGGG CAACGTACACTGCAGGTATAGTCACTTTATTGGGATCTGCTTTGGTTGCAAGCTATTTTCCAGGAACAGTACTCAGTCCGAGGCAAACAACAAATTCTACAGATGTAACAAGAGTAGATCTAAATCCAAATGTAGATGTTTCAACAACAGTAATTCAAAATATACCAGAAGAGGTTTTGAGAACAGATTTTACTTCGCTACATTGCAATGAAACTCAAcaaaaatgcaaaaatattgaATCAAATGAAGTGATAAATGAACATTGGAAATGGTGGTTAAATTCTGTTATGATTTGGTTACCAGCATACTCAGGCTTGGATCCAAAAGAAACATTACACACGATAAGTGACACCATTGAACATACAAATTCATTTATAACATCTACTAATTTTGTCCTGGACACTACAACGTTAATGCAAGATGCAGATAAAATTGATGTAAATTGGAAACAAATTTTGGGCATAGATTTAAATCTTCTTTTGCGTGATTGGAGATATTATGCAAACTATGTTACAAAAATAACTCTGGGTTATCATCACTAA
- the LOC116434886 gene encoding protein CNPPD1 isoform X1, translated as MTTTSKRRKAPAKLKSMGNHDEFLNRISKSLYYSKLPMTDCLSLPVTELAAELFTEVKSGYTLERLDVEEASRISRNACVSPCCLVLALLYLERLKDCNPEYLQRVAPSELFLVSLMVASKFLNDEGEEDEVFNTEWAQSGHLSISQMNQLEKDFLQAIDWTVFVHNQDFWERLQRLEKAIAYKEAQKRGWFSYTELNCLMNSMQLLSIANAMINISSICLATYTAGIVTLLGSALVASYFPGTVLSPRQTTNSTDVTRVDLNPNVDVSTTVIQNIPEEVLRTDFTSLHCNETQQKCKNIESNEVINEHWKWWLNSVMIWLPAYSGLDPKETLHTISDTIEHTNSFITSTNFVLDTTTLMQDADKIDVNWKQILGIDLNLLLRDWRYYANYVTKITLGYHH; from the exons ATGACGACTActtcaaaaagaagaaaagccCCAGCAAAACTCAAG AGCATGGGCAATCATGACGAATTTCTAAATCGTATATCGAAATCACTTTATTATTCGAAATTGCCAATGACGGACTGCCTCAGTTTACCAGTTACTG aattggCAGCAGAACTCTTTACCGAAGTAAAAAGTGGTTATACGCTTGAACGATTAGATGTAGAAGAGGCAAGCAGGATATCTAGAAACGCGTGTGTTTCACCATGCTGTCTTGTTTTGgctttattatatttagaaagacTAAAAGATTGCAATCCTGAATATTTACAACGAGTGGCACCTTCTGAATTATTCCTTGTTTCTTTG ATGGTGGCTAGTAAGTTTTTAAATGATGAAGGAGAAGAAGATGAAGTTTTTAATACCGAATGGGCTCAGTCTGGTCATTTAAGTATATCACAAATGAATCAATTGGAAAAAGACTTTCTCCAAGCTATT gatTGGACAGTTTTTGTCCACAATCAAGATTTTTGGGAAAGACTACAAAGATTAGAGAAGGCTATAGCTTACAAAGAAGCTCAAAAAAGGGGTTGGTTTTCATACACAGAATTGAATTGTCTAATGAACTCAATGCAGCTGCTATCGATTGCTAACGCTATGATAAATATATCATCTATTTGTTTAGCAACGTACACTGCAGGTATAGTCACTTTATTGGGATCTGCTTTGGTTGCAAGCTATTTTCCAGGAACAGTACTCAGTCCGAGGCAAACAACAAATTCTACAGATGTAACAAGAGTAGATCTAAATCCAAATGTAGATGTTTCAACAACAGTAATTCAAAATATACCAGAAGAGGTTTTGAGAACAGATTTTACTTCGCTACATTGCAATGAAACTCAAcaaaaatgcaaaaatattgaATCAAATGAAGTGATAAATGAACATTGGAAATGGTGGTTAAATTCTGTTATGATTTGGTTACCAGCATACTCAGGCTTGGATCCAAAAGAAACATTACACACGATAAGTGACACCATTGAACATACAAATTCATTTATAACATCTACTAATTTTGTCCTGGACACTACAACGTTAATGCAAGATGCAGATAAAATTGATGTAAATTGGAAACAAATTTTGGGCATAGATTTAAATCTTCTTTTGCGTGATTGGAGATATTATGCAAACTATGTTACAAAAATAACTCTGGGTTATCATCACTAA